The Nomia melanderi isolate GNS246 chromosome 6, iyNomMela1, whole genome shotgun sequence genomic sequence TTGCATTCCACAAGCGATTTCTCTGCTCCGTTTACCGTCCTGAGTGTTCCATACGTTTCTCACGCGACAGAATGTTCGCTAACGTGAAATCGGTGTTAATTCTTGTTCGTTCTCTTCGGACGAGGAAACAGCTCGGCGTCTGTTACGGTTTTAATCTTAACGGGTTAACGTCTCCTATCTGTTTTCGACAAACTTACGCTGATCATGTCATAGTTCGCGGATCCTTTGATCGCTATTATATCGAACGTGCCGTCCGTGATAAACTCGTCGACCGTCCTGAACGGCACGTCTCGGATGCGAGCCGTTAGGAAACATATCAGAGACGCAGAATAAGCAGAACTTGCCACATACGACGATAAGAACAAGCTTACGTATGCTAGCTTCAACGACGAAATCCGTGGGAAATCTGGAAAGAGACGACTGCGAGTGAATCGGTTCGGAGCGAGCAGCGAAATTTGACATGCAAAACCAATGAAGGATCGACTCACCTGTCAACCCTTGGAGGCAAAGAATCCCCCAAACTCGCAAACACTCGTCGCGCATCACTTGCATCATGCCGCACGACTTTAACCGGGATACTATAAACGTCGTAACAACGCTGCCGATTATTCCTGTTACAAGCACACAAGTCCACACTGAAAAACTGAAAGCCTGCGGCACACGATACCCAAAAATCGTATAACGTTGGCGCTCGACAAATTCAACGACCGATCATTCTTAGACCTGGCTGAATTTACCTTGTAATAAGCGAGCCACTTCGCGGCGAACATCTCCGGTTgctttaaaaataacatttgccTAGTGGCTAATATAGGAATCGTGAAGTCCACGTAATCGGGCCTGTCGTTGACCATAGAAAAATCGGATATACCGATGTCCGCCATTTTTGAGATTACTACGCCGATCGCTCCGCCCCAGCGTTTCGTTGTCGTGTTGAAAATCCCGTACTCCGGCTCTACAGACACGAGTTTGACGGTGAAGTTCAGGGCTGCTTCCAATTCGTTGATAATGGTGCCCAGAAATCCGTGCAACTTGTTATCCTTGATTTCGAGTAGTATCGAGGACTGTCGATCGAAGGGTACGTATATTCGCATTGAACATTGTGTTATATTTGAACGGTGGATTAAAGAGAGCATCGATTCGAAAAGACATAAAAGTACTCTTTCGATGAAGGCACGATAGATACGCTGCAGCATCTACCGAcccaactccgaaacacttttacctgaataGAGAAGTTTAATAATAGGTTTATTCGCTTAAAAATTGTTGTATGAAATGAATCCCGAATGGTCCTTCGTTGAATGAACCCCAACGAAATCGATTCTCCCTTTGGTTCCATCGCGAGAACTATTTTCAATTCTGCTCGTATCATAGAACAACTCTTACTTCAACGGTGACTGCACGCAAAACCGTGCCCTTCATATTAGCCCTCCTCTCGTACAAGCTCAAGTTCGTGAATAATTCCAAATTCTGGGGAGAATCTTTACGCCATTTACCCAGCTTGGAAATCTCTGTGCTCCGGCCATCCACGGAGTACCATTCGTGCAAAACATCTTCTGTAGGGCAGAGCACCGCCATTTCGGTGTTGAACGACAGGTGAAACGGATTACCCGGTGGTGCGTAGCAATAGTCCAGCAGAGGACGTCGAAGAAGTGGCGCGAACAGTATGAGCCAAGCGGAGGCGTGCATATTGAAGGTTCTCGTTATGTTCGACAACTCGTTGAACGTCCCCATTCCGTTTATCATGACCACGATTATCGGTCGGACGATGCTGTTGTAGTATTTCGACAGGGAATGCATTTCTGCGAAAGGGACGGTCAGGGTGGCGATGTTCTCTCGTCCGAGATTGCGAACCCACGTCTGCACCATGTACTCCATCTTGAACTCTATACGCGTAACGAGAAAGCACGATTATAAGGGAAGAAGTGCTCGACATTACGGCAACGAGAGCAGCGAATAGAAGGGAAACGAGAGAGGAATAGGATAGTTATCGGTCGTAATAGATAATAATGGGACTGCGGATCTTCACGTATTTACGGGGAATTTCAAAGCGACAAATTAAACAGGATACGCGCGATACTAAAGGGTATAGAAGATATTTAAAGTCTAATGGTTTTTCTAACATTCGTTAGGAAAGATTGTTCTCCGTTGTAATCCTAtctttttcattgtattcttGAACATTTGTATTTGCATAAAGACCCGCTGTCTGTTAGTAATAATTACCGTATCCTACCATTGAAAACTTCACCATCGGGGCACGGCTGTACGAGGACAACAGCGGAAGCGGAATAATATCTCCGAAGGTGTTTCAACAGTGGTATGTACACGTCCGGTTTCGCAGATTCTGACATCAATAAATGCATACCGAGAGAAATGAGGTGCAAACACACCGTAAGCCTCATCTCGTACGAGTGTACGCGCGTCGGGCTTTCTGGTTTTCAAGTGGCGTTTGCGGAACGGCCACCGCCGCATGGAACCGGCGAATGGACTGAACTCCCTTAAGTCGAGACAGTCACATTTATGGTGAGATAATTCAAGCGTGCGCGGGTAcgaacatgaaatattgaagagacGCGGGGTCGTTCGTGTggcattttccttttttttttttctcaaaCATCGATAGCGTGAATTTTCTTAAAACGCGGCACGAGCGAGCGCGATGgtaatcgaatattaaatagCACTTAACAATTTCATCGATTCCGATGCGATCGCCGCTTACTTGGACGACAATAACGGATAAAATTTGCGCGAGATATGAAACGTAGAAAGTAGCCTGggaagataataaattattataatatcgcGCATTCAATTGACCTCTTTAGAGGCGAGTTAATTGCGGCGTTACCATACGAAACGTTTGCACGAATGTTAAGCGACCGCCTCGCACGTCGGAAGGTCACGCGGCGAATTCATTTGAAAGTTCTCGGTTAATTGTAATACGCGCGCGTCCGAGCCTGACGTGCCTATCGCGTaggaaattcatttcaatttagtGGCACCTTGGCGCGAACGATCATCGATCTACGTTCCATTAGAGAATTGCATCTGTCGGCTTCCGAAAAAAAGTTCTCGCGGGTTTTTCTTGTCGGCGATGGATCGAGGTCCGATTTGAATTAGAATTTGAGTAGTTTAATCAATGATATTGGTATCTGTAGTAAGTTATGTTTATGCCGTTgctatcgaataaaataaactgaTTTCAGAtgttttccgtttcttttcctttcggaCGATCCACGTGTTGCGTACACGTACATATCTCGCGGTGTTTTACGCAAGACAGCTGAAAAACGAACTTGGAGTTACAATTTCGCTTGCATTCTTATCGATTTAAGGAAATCAAATTACATAAGTGGAACGATTTGCTtcgatgaaataatatttggcgaacgaataatatttaattgtaccATCCGCGTTCAATTTGCACGCGTTGTATGCAAAGCGTTGCTTATAGCGGAACACTCTGTAACTGTTCAAAGGTATAACTATTTAATGAATCTCCCCGATAATAATCGAACCCGTTACCTTAAATAATTAACTCGAGCACCGAGTGTTATGAATTAGAAATAGTTTTAGCTGCTGAGCGTGTTGTTTACACGCTACAAGTATTTAAAGATGTTGCATTTCGTAATGCCTCGATATGACTTGTCGATACCGGGTTCTAATGATTCATATCTAATATAGTATGCAAAATGGGGAGTTGaaactataactatataacaagCAAGCgcgatgtaattatttatttattttaccgtGTAGTGGTATTGCTAATATATTTTGTTGGTATCTAACGAACATACGTTGTATCGATGAATTAATTTAGTATCATTAATGTACTTAGAAAagtagaaatataatatcaaaacgGGTGTTTATAAAAAGTGCAAGAAAAATGTATACCAATAGAAAACAGAAGTGTATCTTATCCTCTGATGACACCGGTATGAATGACGAGCAAGAATTGCATCTATTGCTTAAATAGACTCTATCCCCACTTAAACGTGAACTTTACTTTCGTATGAGGTTGCTAATACCGAAATGTTAGAAAGGGAGTTAAtgctatgaatatttatgtatctctacttatttacttatttataaaagaacAGAAATATTTGTAAGAAATTCGAATAGCTTATTTTCGAAATGATCAAAAGATCATCTTGGTAATTATCGTTAGACGAAAGTAAACTGAAATTTTGacgaaataattatttccgAACATAAAGCATAACCCTCGTGTTACAAATGAAagctttatttaattatttctcaaatattgttaaacaatatttattgttcaatGTTCACAACAGTCGTATTACATAACATACTTTTAAGTAGTTAATCATTTATGCATGttcattcgaaataattaaagatatttaattaatgaattgacGTTGTGAGTCTAGATTGCTCTAGATCTTTCGGTGAATGTACGCTGGTTCACGAATGTGTATTTAATCTTCGATTAACCGATTGTTATTGTTTAATCGGGtttattctttaaacattacCTTCCTCGGTATGCTTTCCGATCATGGAATATTCAActagtttctttttataataataattgtaagaaatagaaaatatgatgAAACAATGTCCATCCGATGAGTTAAAGGCGCTAGTGTATTATCGTGAATCATCCTGCTTACATGGAAACTCATGTGATCATCTGTCAAATTTCGCATTTCATTCAAAAATGGCGCCGATTATGAATATGTAGAAACTCGCCAATTGCTCGAGTAAAATAAAGTTTACATGCATAAATAGTAATTGATTTCTGTCAGTTGACAGTCGAGACACTagagaaaaatgttttaattaataaaggAAACGTAACAAAATTAAACTGAAGCCTATATTGATCCGAACCGCCATTTTGTATCGAATTACGCAGCAGTGTTTCAacagatacatatatatacggtAGTTCTATATAAAAGGATCATAACAGAGTTGACAAGCCATACGGAAGAGGAATTTAAAGTGAAAAGGAGTTtgtaagttattatttataaaatattcaacaaaactaTAGAAGTTCATTTAACAGACAagtaatttgtattaatttttctactaCCGCAGGTTTCGGTTTTTAAAATGAGTCTCCGACCAAGTGTGCTTTGTAAAGTTCATTTACGAAATTCTAATGGATTTGTGCAAGAAATTCGAAGATTTGAATTTAGTACCTACTTTACTTTCGAAGATTTTCATGTAAcgttgaaaaatatgtttcctcAATTGGCAGACAAGAACTTCAAAATAGCATGGATAGGTAATGTTATTACATATAAGAACTATGTTGGTTTACACACATACTACAATAGTGAACGCACCGAAGAAGTCTTTTAATGTTCTTTAATAATGTATAGTTACTAATTTAATTGtatcattttaaaaacattattttatagatgAAGACAAAGATGAAATTAATATGCCAAATGATAGGGAATATACGTGTGCTTTGAGCTGGTATTCACTTAAAGATGAGGGGACTGTGTGGAAAGTGTATGTGACATATTATGAAGATAAAGTGCCGCCTGTTCAAAAAAAAGAAGTATATCATGAAGATATAATATGCGATGGTTGCAATGGCGAGGTAATAGGTCATCGATACAAATGTATAGAGTGCGTGGATTATGATCTATGTTCACAATGCGAAGGATTAGGTTTACATGGAGATCATTGGATGTTACGTATACCAAAGCCATTGTGCGATACATCTCGTCGTGGCCAACATTTGCCACATAGCATAAGGAAATTTCTCAGAAGAAATGGTGTacgttttaataaaaaagatttGCCAAATGAATCTCCAATGACAGAGGTAGATAATCATAATATATTTTCCTGGCTAGAAACTTTGTCactatgttttaataattttaataacacgAAGGTGGGAACAAACACTGAAAATGCAAAATCTACAGAGGTACCAAAAGgagataatacaaataataagaaATCTTGTTTACATACAAGGGatgaatttacaaaatttctaaATTCCGTTGGCATAGCTGTTGATGTTGCAATGGATGTTCTAATGCCACGTATACCTGAAACTAATAAAGcccaaaaagaagaagaaaaagaagaaaaatgtgACAAAAATACAGCAACAGAACAGAGTATTCCTATGGAATTTCTAGAAAAAGATACAAAAGTGATTAATTCCACTAACAATGAGACATCTGTGTCCACTGATACATCAATAGCACCTCAAAATACAGCTTCAGCAAATAATGTATTAACAGAGGAATGGACAATAGTAGATAAAAGTGAGGCCACTGACAATAATTCTGCATCTTCAGTTTCATCCAGTTTAAATAAATTGCCTGAAAATCAAGTCAGTTACAATgaattagttatatataataaaaatgtaaagtatGCATTGTACAATAatgattacattttatatattttaggtTCCCTCATCTGAATCGATTCCATCAGTGTCCAAGGAAAATTTGACACAAGCAATTTATCCTCCATTaccaaaagaagaaaaagtataCCATCCAAATCCTATGATTCGCAGTGCTATTGAATCTATGATAGCAATGGGATTTTCAAATAATGGAGATTTGCTGACTCATTGGTTAGAAACtacaaatggaaatattaatcaAGTTTTAGACATACTGCAGTCTGCAAATAGTGAAACTTAAAAATcaagtttcaaatttatattgtatgtaGTAATTTGTACATGCTTGATTTTTGATGCAGGTATAAATATTGTAGTTTTTTAGAAGTATATTTTATCTGTACTACTTTTATATCCATGTATTGTGTTATATCTATCCATAGagttaattaatgtattttattattacaaataataaacattccTTCTGATATGTTGTAGCATTCAAATCAATAaagtatgtaataataataatatactttctattgttttaataaCCAGTAAAACAAAATCGTATAAAGACAGTAATAAAATAGCTGCATAATAGTATATGATAAcgttattattaacattatagtattagtattattagtacattttacaatcaattttatttattttataatggtTTACAACGAATCCAGAGTGTTAATGGATTTCTATTTGACAATAACTCCAATTCTCTTTGCCCTTGAGAGGTGATCTCTCTAACCCATTTTCTATCTTTATAATATTCCATGATGGCCTTAAATTCGTTAGAAGTATAATCTTCAACATTAATTGGAAGAAAAGGGTCTAAAAGTTCAAATCCTTCTTTACCAAGTAAGTACCTTGGGTAATCAGAATCTCTTTTAGtctgtaaacaaaaataattaaatattgaacacaTTTTATAACTTTAGTATACTGtactgtattttttttatacctTATTTGCTTTTTTATCTACAGATAATATTGCAGCACCATTACACCAATCATAATTAGCACACTTCAAAAATGAACTGGTTAAAGATATTCTTTGTGCTGGTACATATACTTTCCTTTCATCACGAATTGATGTTACATCAGAAAAGAATGTGTTAAAACCATCTATAACAATTAATACCCTACATTTCTTTGCTGTACTGGCTATTTTAAGTTCATCCACAACAGCATCAATAACGCCACAAGCaaatttaattcgttttatccCAAATTCAATAAGACTAGAAAGTGATTCTCCATGTGGCGTACTTTCTCTTTCATTCCATACGTAATCCTTGGAAATTTTTATCTAcagaacaataattttaatcaaaagtagcaataaaaattatattacacattaCTTACATTCGACAATAAtggttcatttaaatttttaaaatattttaaccatGCTTGTGCATGTAAAGGTAAATCTAATTTATCAGGCATAAGCGGGGAATCTGTAACTTCTTTTGGAAACCTAAACCAAGTATTagctaaaaatatataaaaaatcagTATTATAatctgatataaatatatattactataattatcatACCTTGTGGTACATGTAATACGATAAACTTTTGGGCAAGACCATAATGAATTGTATGCAACAATGTTGATGTTTTTCCTGCACCAATTTTACCATCTAACAAatacaattgtaataaaaatatagttacatataatcacattttgcattttattaaccctttgtggataACAATGCTATAAAACAATGCTATTTATTTGGAAATGTTTATCCataaaaagttattaatatattagatatttcaaatcATAATTAAAGAAGGTAAATAGCTAAAAAGGATACATAGAACATATTTCTTTATAGATTTCGAATAGTCTGTTTGTTCCAAGTATGATATTATTTCAACCGCTGGTTTTCTAATCAGAATACCAAATTCCACAAAAGTTTGTATTTGTTGCTTCCATTCATTTGGTACATTATCTTGCATTAATGTTTGTATATTTGTTGGTACTGTATACACTTTTCTTAAATGAGTTTCATTATGGTTTGGAGGATGTGATTCAAAGGTACGAAAAGTTTCAGGTTCTATATCTCGAAGTTTTGTAGCAACAGCTGTAGCCAGTGCTCTTTGTCCACTTGCGATATGTAGTTCTCTGATTAATGAATCtgataaatgttttataagaataatcaaaaataatcaaaacaaCTAACTAAAATTATAAGAGTAAATAAacatatgtaataattaaatatgtaatattaaaagtaaGTTGATTtgatatatagaataataatattaaaatgtgtgAATGATAAACGTACAGATACAAGTAGAAACCATGTTGTTTATGTCAAAAGTAGTATCATCCAAACTTTTAGTTAAATATTGTAAGACCCTCAAAAGATCATTTAGCAAGATACACTGAACTTCGTATTTACATTTATGTACAGTATATAGTCTATGCACTTACAATGTCACCAACCTAATCAATTGCTTCAAATATCcccatctaaaaatatttataatacatacataagttttaagttttaatagattttaacATTGTAATACACCTACttatgtttaatttatactATACTGTATTTGATAATGTGACTCACAGTATATACCCCCGAAATCATACAAAGCATTTACAGAAGTATAGACTTCATGGTATAGAGAATCCACTGGTAAAGTAGGTACCTACCTATGTATGTATTAGGAGTAAACTGCAGGTTAAGGAATGTATTGTActgtcataaataaataaatcttgcAAGTTCTATATCTGAGGTGTATGTATAAACAAAGGAAGGAAACATGAATTTAGAATTGTTAGGTgagatttcataaatatttattttataatacggtgacattaataatcttattacttttttcttttttagaatCATTTGGTCAGAATTATCCAGAGGTATGATGAATCCATTAAAATGTATTGTTCACTTTTAATCTCCTAAtcttacagtttttataattattaggaGTTTGATGGCACGTTAGATTGCATATCGTTGGCTGTAACTTGTACATTTAACAAAAGAGGAACTCTTTTAGCTGTTGGATGTAATGATGGTAGAATTGTTATTTGGGATTTTTTAACACGAGGTGTTGCTAAAATCATTAGTGCACACGTTCATCCAGTATGTTCATTAAGGTAAATAGttactaatgaaaatataaaataattatattgttgaaaatgctttaatcttataatattattattgtcttCTTAAAATAGCTGGTCCAGGAATGGTCACAAATTATTAAGTGCTTCTACAGACAATAATGTTTGCATATGGGATGTTTTATCAGGAGAATGTGATCAAAAATACAGATTCCCTTCGCCTATATTAAAAGTACAGTTTCATCCAAGAAATCTTAACAAGTTTTTAGTATGTCCAATGAGACATGCAGCCGTAATGGTTGAAGTTGAGGGTACACACAGAGTTATACCTCTTGACGATGATGTATGTATATGTAGCATTCTaacatatttgtataatatttttcaatctttcaaatatCTCTTTATTATAGAGTGATTTAAACATAGTAGCATCTTTTGATCGGCGTGGAGATTTTGTGTATACTGGAAATGCTCGTGGACGGATTTTGGTTCTTGATGCAGAATCTTTAACTGTAAAAGCTTCTTATAAAATATCACAAGGCACTGCTAGTAATACAGCTGTAAAAAGTATCGAATTTGCAAGGCGAGGTTCTTGCTTTTTAGTAAATACGGCAGATAGAGTAATTCGTGTATATGATAGCACAGAAGTACTAGCATGTGGAAAAGACGGTGAACCTGAACCAATACAAAAATTACAAGATCTTgtaaacaaaactatgtggaaaaAATGTTGCTTTTCTGGAGATGGAGAGTATGTGTGTGCCGGTTCTGCGAGGCAACATGCTTTATATGTCTGGGAAAAAAGTATTGGAAATTTAGTAAAAATTTTACATGGAACTAAGGGAGAATTGTTACTTGATGTAGTGGTAAATAATTCATTACCATTTCATCTGCCAtttatatcttataaattaattggaaattcactttgataCAGTGGCATCCTGTGAGACCAATAATTGCTTCTATATCATCTGGTGTAGTTTCTATTTGGGCACAAAATCAAGTTGAGAATTGGTCTGCCTTTGCACCAGATTTTAAGGAATTGGATGAAAATGTTGAGtatgaagagagagagagtgagtttGATTTGAGCGATGAAGATAAATCTGTGGTTCAAGGTGAAGAAGCACAGGATGAAGAGATTGAAGTGGATGTTGCATCTATTGATAGAGTTGCTGCTTTTTGTAGTTCTGATGAAGAAATGGAAGATATTGGTTCGCTACAGTTTTTaccaatatcaccagatgtagaAGATTCGGAAGACAATCAAACAACACCACACGAACCACCTATGAAAAAACATCGTTCTCACGATATCCATTTGCAAGGAGCACCAGTAGATGGTAATACTTGCAATAAAAATATGATGTAACAATTGGTTCATTTGAACTTAGTATTactaaatttttgtttttagaaaCTCATCCATTATTAAATAAAGGGAAAGATAAGCCAACAACCAAAAAGGGAAGACCTCGGTTGGAACACAGAAAGGGAAAATAATTTaagatatattgtattatatttttctagaattagcaaatattttataatgtacagattatttaaaagtactttaaatattttatcaattttgataatatttcatgtttataaCATACATTATGAAATGTGTTGGTGCTTCCTATGGAATGTGTCACATAGTACTATAGTATCTTTCCTAAAACTTTTAATGCTGAAAATTGTGtatgttaatattatagtaaactTTTCAATACCATATTCATCAATAAGAAGactcatttaatttaaatttgaatatctttTATTCAAATAGTTATATTTCACGCAAATTTTGTTCAATTGATAAGTAGATcagtgaataaaaatatattgaaatacatttttatttagctTGTACtggaattatgtattattatttttcctatACTTCCAGTGGTAACACTGTTGTCCCTTGGACTGCAATTTGTAATGGAGTTAACCTATATTTTAGTACAAAATCATTTGAAAAGGATATTAATTAATGGATAAATCGCTTATCTTTCTTATCTCATATAAAGATTGCTggaagtattaataaaattgcgCACTAATTAGCCTAACTTGTTGTTGAGaacgaattcaattatttacaatgttatttTCAAGATTGGTGGAATTAGTGAATAAAAAATGGTTTACTGTTCAAAAGAAAACCACAAGAAGTGTTCAATCTGCCAGGCATGTAATATTAAGTGGCGGAATAATTATGATTAGTGGAATCTTTATTATTTGGTTATCAGTATTTCTCTATACAGCATTCTATTATGCTTACATGCCAAGTATGTCTCATGTACGGCCGGTGCATCTACAATTCAAGTgagtttttaaattatacattaattaaataaaaatattcagcatataataaattatatcgttTTCCGTTATTTGCATTGTACTGAAACAAATATGCCATCTACAAACCCTGattaaatcattcttttgtGTTATAGATCTTGCaacgaagaaaaaggaataTGTAGTTATCCATCAGCACGGGTACAGTTAACAAACAAGCAACAATTGCTTATGGTTGGACAACCATATAAAGTGAATTTACATTTAGAAATGCCAGAATCTCCAGTGAACAAAGAACTTGGTAAtgtctttaattttttaaaagaaataaaattttatttattaatctattgtCTTCGAATAGGTATGTTTATGGTTTGTGCATCGTTACACAGCAGAAGTGGTGATCTTGTAACATTTACATGCAGATCAGCTATGATGCATTATCGTAGTACATTACTGCATACTCTCACAACCCTTACATATTTACCTATGATGATCTTTGGGTCCACAGAGGAGAAGCAAAATGTAGTTTTAgaattatttggaaattttgAAGATGATCAGAATAATCCAGTTACACTCATACATATTGAAATACAATCAAGGCATATTGAACTTTATTCTGCAACTGTTATGATAAATGCACATCTGTCTGGTTTACGTTATCTTATGTTTCATTGGCCAATTTTGTCAGCCATTATTGGAATCGGTACAAACTTGTTTTTCATAGCTCTTGTATGTACTCTTTCTTACTTTCATTTCACCACCTATGAAGATAGTGGTGATAATAATTTTAGTTatgaagaagaaataaagaCTGAAAAGAAAGAAGAGCGCAAAAAGAATTCTAAGATAGAGGAAGGAAAAGAACATAGAAATGTGCTGTGTATGAATGATcgtaagttattattattttttttgtctTCAATTAACGAATACTTGTATTGTAATCATAGAATCAAAAATGATTGTCTTTTCATAGAAACACCTGATTCA encodes the following:
- the Rbbp5 gene encoding retinoblastoma binding protein 5 translates to MNLELLESFGQNYPEEFDGTLDCISLAVTCTFNKRGTLLAVGCNDGRIVIWDFLTRGVAKIISAHVHPVCSLSWSRNGHKLLSASTDNNVCIWDVLSGECDQKYRFPSPILKVQFHPRNLNKFLVCPMRHAAVMVEVEGTHRVIPLDDDSDLNIVASFDRRGDFVYTGNARGRILVLDAESLTVKASYKISQGTASNTAVKSIEFARRGSCFLVNTADRVIRVYDSTEVLACGKDGEPEPIQKLQDLVNKTMWKKCCFSGDGEYVCAGSARQHALYVWEKSIGNLVKILHGTKGELLLDVVWHPVRPIIASISSGVVSIWAQNQVENWSAFAPDFKELDENVEYEERESEFDLSDEDKSVVQGEEAQDEEIEVDVASIDRVAAFCSSDEEMEDIGSLQFLPISPDVEDSEDNQTTPHEPPMKKHRSHDIHLQGAPVDETHPLLNKGKDKPTTKKGRPRLEHRKGK
- the Seipin gene encoding lipid droplet biogenesis associated protein seipin produces the protein MLFSRLVELVNKKWFTVQKKTTRSVQSARHVILSGGIIMISGIFIIWLSVFLYTAFYYAYMPSMSHVRPVHLQFKSCNEEKGICSYPSARVQLTNKQQLLMVGQPYKVNLHLEMPESPVNKELGMFMVCASLHSRSGDLVTFTCRSAMMHYRSTLLHTLTTLTYLPMMIFGSTEEKQNVVLELFGNFEDDQNNPVTLIHIEIQSRHIELYSATVMINAHLSGLRYLMFHWPILSAIIGIGTNLFFIALVCTLSYFHFTTYEDSGDNNFSYEEEIKTEKKEERKKNSKIEEGKEHRNVLCMNDQTPDSSSSENAVTPDSSSSEDTFTPDFVDDVGELLTSTTSDSLKVYT